A stretch of the Haloplanus aerogenes genome encodes the following:
- the trmY gene encoding tRNA (pseudouridine(54)-N(1))-methyltransferase TrmY — translation MRQFVVVGHDAPTTPDFALDDLAGAAGRLDVLCRCVNSAFFLSHAIREDVRAHLVLADEFTVTFEGSDLRRLNPDERSTAALIRNALERREDAIGHQPVESSPGVSIRRRGFEATVDALDGTLVHLHEDGTPVVDTEPPVDPVFVLSDHHDFTAAEADLLAERADARVRLGPTALHADHAIVVAHNYLDTEGFRSY, via the coding sequence ATGCGCCAGTTCGTCGTCGTCGGTCACGACGCCCCCACGACGCCCGACTTCGCCCTCGACGACCTCGCGGGCGCAGCCGGGCGCCTCGACGTGCTCTGTCGGTGTGTCAACTCCGCCTTCTTCCTCTCGCACGCCATCCGCGAGGACGTGCGCGCCCACCTCGTCCTCGCCGACGAGTTCACGGTCACGTTCGAGGGGAGCGACCTCCGCCGGCTCAACCCCGACGAGCGGAGTACGGCGGCGCTGATCCGCAACGCCTTGGAGCGCCGCGAGGACGCTATCGGCCACCAGCCGGTCGAGTCGAGTCCCGGCGTCTCGATCCGCCGCCGCGGATTCGAGGCGACTGTCGACGCGCTGGACGGCACGCTCGTCCACCTTCACGAGGACGGCACCCCCGTCGTCGACACCGAACCGCCGGTCGACCCCGTCTTCGTCCTCTCCGATCACCACGACTTTACGGCCGCCGAGGCCGACCTGCTGGCCGAACGAGCCGACGCGCGCGTCCGTCTCGGGCCGACGGCGCTCCACGCCGACCACGCTATCGTCGTCGCGCACAACTACCTCGACACCGAGGGGTTTCGGTCCTACTGA
- a CDS encoding AN1-type zinc finger domain-containing protein, whose product MATCSFCDAHAEHLIRCNYCERRHCSEHRLPENHDCPDRPTILSRGLGGDGPSIDDRRGTWTKRIERVREKETSRDNPPTAEYRQARREHEDDDTDTTNVLTCPNCGASTDRILDCGDCGQSVCPACRTADDHDCVATTEDTDDESDSTPVRESFFGRLLDLLGR is encoded by the coding sequence ATGGCCACTTGCAGTTTCTGCGACGCTCACGCCGAGCACCTCATACGGTGCAATTACTGTGAACGGCGCCACTGCTCCGAACACCGTCTCCCGGAGAATCACGACTGTCCTGATAGGCCGACTATACTGAGTCGGGGACTCGGGGGTGACGGTCCGTCGATAGATGATCGTCGAGGAACGTGGACGAAGCGGATCGAACGGGTCCGTGAGAAAGAGACTTCACGGGATAACCCGCCGACCGCCGAGTATCGGCAGGCACGACGGGAGCACGAAGACGACGATACGGACACGACGAACGTGCTAACGTGCCCGAACTGCGGTGCATCTACGGATCGCATTCTCGATTGCGGCGACTGTGGCCAGTCGGTCTGTCCGGCATGCCGAACGGCCGACGACCACGACTGTGTCGCCACTACCGAGGACACCGACGACGAATCGGACTCGACACCCGTTCGAGAGTCGTTTTTCGGGCGATTATTGGATCTTCTCGGTCGATAG
- a CDS encoding PGF-CTERM sorting domain-containing protein, producing MTRYTNGLTVALLVALLVGAVALPAVAVSEPRDRPADTAPPVQVYVSETLNISAARLSGGGTVGTGPTTFTTVGGGASFTVDSTNADFDGVAPGAYYAENDSDVRADLRVTRPEVSTLELRDERSQSVGGGSVDPENLDRLTILARYNFEEADRLNVSVVGPSGEEVATTRITESGQRVTVDLEPTPGRYTVTATGSNIEAGTRTATVRVRGATPTPTATPTATPMPTASPTAAVTPTATPEPTATATATPTATPEPTAMPTTTPTATPTTTAGDGPGFGIVGAVLALGTLALYGRRRR from the coding sequence GTGACACGATACACGAACGGTCTCACGGTCGCCCTCCTCGTCGCCCTCCTCGTCGGCGCGGTTGCCCTCCCCGCGGTTGCCGTGAGCGAACCACGCGACAGACCGGCGGACACCGCCCCACCAGTACAGGTGTATGTGAGCGAGACGCTGAACATCTCGGCGGCGCGACTGTCCGGCGGCGGAACCGTCGGCACCGGTCCGACGACCTTCACCACCGTCGGAGGAGGCGCGTCGTTCACGGTCGATTCGACGAACGCCGACTTCGACGGCGTCGCTCCCGGCGCGTACTACGCCGAGAACGACAGCGACGTGCGGGCGGACCTCCGCGTCACGCGGCCGGAAGTATCGACGCTCGAACTCCGTGACGAGCGATCACAGAGCGTCGGCGGCGGGAGCGTCGATCCGGAGAACTTGGACCGACTGACGATCCTCGCCCGCTACAACTTCGAAGAGGCGGATCGGCTCAACGTCTCCGTCGTCGGGCCGTCCGGCGAGGAAGTCGCCACCACGCGGATCACGGAGAGCGGTCAGCGCGTCACCGTCGATCTCGAACCCACGCCGGGACGGTACACGGTCACCGCAACCGGGAGCAACATCGAGGCCGGCACCCGAACCGCGACGGTGCGCGTGCGGGGTGCGACGCCCACCCCGACGGCGACCCCGACCGCCACGCCGATGCCGACCGCCAGTCCGACAGCGGCGGTGACACCGACGGCGACACCCGAACCGACGGCGACGGCCACCGCGACGCCGACAGCCACGCCCGAACCGACGGCGATGCCCACGACCACCCCAACCGCCACACCGACCACCACGGCCGGTGACGGCCCCGGCTTCGGCATCGTGGGCGCAGTGCTGGCGCTCGGCACGCTGGCACTGTACGGCCGTCGACGACGCTAA
- a CDS encoding ABC transporter ATP-binding protein has translation MALLEVEDLDVRFYTEGGVVQAVDDLSYTLDRGERLGIVGESGAGKTVTALAVLDLLDDPGRIEGGSIRFDGEEIVGASPERLRRLRGGEIGMVFQDPETALNPVYTVGEQVAEAVRVHTDREGEAAHDRAVALLDRVGIPDPATRATQYPHEFSGGMAQRVVVAMALAGDPDLLIADEPTTGLDVTIEAQLLDLLDDLAADDLAVQLVSHDLGVVAGFCDRVLVMYAGQAVERASVGDLFYHPRHPYTAGLLSAIPRIGDDRDRLATIPGTTPDLASPPPGCRFHPRCPYAEDACTKRDPPLVGVDSEVRRTSESGAGEAGNGKARRASESGADASDHQAACLAYVDDADFDGDLDFFVEVAGDEDDAEADS, from the coding sequence CACTCTCGACCGCGGCGAACGCCTCGGCATCGTCGGCGAGAGCGGCGCGGGCAAGACCGTCACCGCCCTCGCCGTTCTCGACTTGCTCGACGATCCCGGACGGATCGAGGGCGGATCGATCCGCTTCGACGGCGAGGAAATCGTCGGTGCCTCACCCGAACGGCTTCGTCGCCTCCGCGGCGGCGAGATCGGGATGGTGTTTCAGGACCCCGAGACGGCGCTCAATCCCGTCTACACCGTCGGCGAGCAGGTCGCGGAGGCGGTGCGCGTCCACACCGACCGCGAGGGCGAGGCCGCCCACGACCGCGCCGTCGCCCTCCTCGACCGCGTGGGCATCCCCGACCCCGCGACCCGCGCGACCCAGTACCCCCACGAGTTCTCGGGCGGCATGGCCCAGCGGGTCGTCGTCGCCATGGCGCTCGCCGGCGACCCCGACCTCCTGATCGCGGACGAACCGACCACGGGACTGGACGTGACCATCGAGGCCCAACTCCTCGACCTCCTCGACGACCTCGCGGCCGACGACCTCGCCGTGCAACTCGTCTCCCACGACCTCGGCGTCGTCGCTGGCTTCTGTGATCGCGTGCTGGTGATGTACGCCGGACAGGCCGTCGAGCGTGCGTCCGTCGGCGACCTGTTTTACCACCCACGCCACCCCTACACGGCCGGCCTGTTGAGCGCCATCCCGCGCATCGGCGACGACCGCGACCGTCTCGCCACGATTCCCGGCACCACGCCCGACCTCGCCTCGCCGCCGCCGGGCTGTCGCTTCCACCCCCGATGTCCCTACGCCGAGGACGCCTGCACGAAACGCGATCCGCCGCTGGTCGGCGTCGACAGCGAGGTGCGGCGCACCTCGGAGAGCGGAGCCGGTGAAGCCGGCAACGGCAAGGCGCGACGCGCCTCGGAGAGCGGAGCCGACGCCAGCGACCACCAAGCCGCTTGCCTCGCCTACGTCGACGACGCCGACTTCGACGGCGATCTCGATTTCTTCGTCGAAGTCGCGGGAGACGAAGACGACGCGGAGGCCGACTCGTGA
- a CDS encoding ABC transporter ATP-binding protein codes for MTDPLVSAEGLVKHYPTEDSFLARLLGRRRWVRAVDGIDLDIYPGETLALVGESGCGKSTLGRTLLHLDEPTAGTVRHRGDDLGTLSAADLRTRRRDLQYVFQNPTASLDPRLTVGDAIGEALDVHGIASGAERDRRIAELLETVGLRPSHAARYPRELSGGQRQRVGIARALAVDPEFVVCDEPVSALDVSVQAGVLNLLADLQDEFGLTYLLIAHDLSVVQHLADRVAVMYLGELVEVGTVEEVFSPPYHPYTWSLLSAVPEPDPQWDRERVVLDGTVPSATDPPDGCKFHTRCPIVQDDCDEWDDHPDLTPVAGARIGAGDHSSIGAGDDDADHTHAIACPYHERLDVDPEADQ; via the coding sequence GTGACCGACCCGCTCGTCAGCGCCGAGGGACTGGTGAAACACTACCCGACCGAGGACTCGTTTCTCGCTCGACTGCTCGGCCGACGGCGGTGGGTCCGCGCTGTCGACGGCATCGACCTCGACATCTACCCCGGCGAGACGCTGGCGCTCGTCGGCGAATCTGGCTGTGGCAAGAGCACGCTCGGGCGGACGCTCCTCCACCTCGACGAACCGACTGCGGGGACGGTCCGTCACCGCGGCGACGACCTCGGAACCCTCTCCGCCGCCGACCTACGGACCCGCCGGCGCGACCTTCAGTACGTCTTCCAGAACCCGACCGCGAGTCTCGACCCGCGGCTCACCGTCGGCGACGCCATCGGCGAAGCGCTGGACGTACACGGCATCGCCTCGGGCGCCGAGCGTGACCGTCGGATCGCGGAGCTGCTGGAGACGGTCGGCCTCCGCCCGAGTCACGCCGCGCGCTACCCACGCGAACTCTCCGGCGGCCAGCGCCAGCGGGTCGGCATCGCTCGCGCCCTCGCTGTCGACCCCGAGTTCGTCGTCTGCGACGAACCCGTCAGCGCCCTCGACGTGTCCGTGCAGGCCGGCGTCCTCAACCTCCTTGCGGACCTGCAGGACGAGTTCGGCCTCACCTACCTCCTGATCGCCCACGACCTCTCGGTCGTCCAGCATCTCGCGGACCGCGTGGCGGTGATGTATCTCGGCGAACTCGTCGAAGTCGGGACCGTCGAGGAGGTGTTCTCGCCGCCCTACCACCCCTACACGTGGTCGCTCCTCTCGGCGGTCCCCGAACCCGACCCGCAGTGGGATCGGGAACGGGTCGTCCTCGACGGCACCGTCCCTTCTGCGACCGATCCGCCCGACGGCTGTAAGTTCCACACCCGCTGTCCCATCGTGCAGGACGACTGCGACGAGTGGGACGATCACCCCGACCTCACCCCCGTCGCCGGCGCCCGTATCGGCGCCGGCGACCACTCCAGTATCGGCGCCGGCGACGACGATGCCGACCACACCCACGCCATCGCCTGCCCCTACCACGAACGACTCGATGTCGACCCGGAGGCCGACCAGTGA
- the fer gene encoding ferredoxin Fer, whose translation MDAPFEVLGVDPDADDAEIDQAYRRRIMETHPDQGGSARAFQRVKTAYERIVAMRNGEAAIDRDAADEADHHHDAGARVEYLNYEVIDDRGWSLDDDDLFATAADAGLDPQDYGEFLVEPGETLLEAAENRGFAWPYACRGGACANCAVAVVEGEMTMPIDHVLSTEMTERGIHLSCIGAPATAEMQVVYNVKHMPELDELRLPAYRFERTQSVD comes from the coding sequence GTGGACGCTCCGTTCGAGGTTCTGGGGGTCGACCCTGACGCCGACGACGCCGAAATCGATCAGGCCTATCGCCGCCGCATCATGGAGACGCACCCGGATCAGGGCGGGTCGGCGCGCGCCTTCCAGCGAGTCAAGACGGCGTACGAACGCATCGTGGCGATGCGGAACGGCGAAGCCGCCATCGACCGAGACGCCGCCGACGAGGCGGACCACCACCACGACGCCGGCGCTCGGGTCGAGTATCTCAACTACGAAGTGATCGACGACCGCGGGTGGTCGCTCGACGACGACGACCTGTTCGCGACGGCCGCGGATGCGGGTCTCGACCCGCAGGATTACGGCGAGTTCTTGGTCGAACCCGGCGAGACGCTGCTCGAAGCGGCCGAAAACAGGGGCTTCGCGTGGCCCTACGCCTGCCGCGGCGGGGCGTGTGCGAACTGTGCCGTCGCGGTCGTCGAGGGCGAGATGACGATGCCTATCGATCACGTCCTCTCCACGGAGATGACTGAGCGTGGCATCCACCTCTCCTGTATCGGCGCTCCGGCGACGGCCGAGATGCAGGTCGTCTACAACGTCAAACACATGCCGGAACTCGACGAACTCCGGCTACCGGCGTACCGGTTCGAGCGGACGCAGTCAGTCGATTAG